From Leifsonia sp. fls2-241-R2A-40a, one genomic window encodes:
- a CDS encoding SRPBCC domain-containing protein yields the protein MDVREALAAIGEPARFHILTVLAEGPRTVGEVVSAVGALQPQTTKHLQVLEAVGLLTLQRLGRRKLASLNRDALADLARWFDGMAAQTPDDRALEDYARAVDAAEQRAAGEALGTEFTLQRRIDAPRESVWRAWTEAAVASQWWAPRHFEVVRCAIDAVPSGRVELMLREGDGAEYASAGSVRTVQPLRRLVFELSPVDAEGRRLFEVLVEVALEGGADTVLTLTVRAGGADATTAAMVAGLQPGWSQQLDRLQTLLSDPSES from the coding sequence ATGGATGTGCGGGAAGCGCTCGCGGCGATCGGAGAGCCGGCCCGATTCCACATCCTGACCGTGCTCGCCGAAGGTCCACGGACCGTCGGGGAAGTGGTCTCAGCCGTCGGGGCGCTGCAACCGCAGACGACCAAGCACCTGCAGGTCCTCGAGGCGGTGGGTCTGCTCACGCTCCAGCGCCTCGGCCGCCGGAAGCTGGCGAGCCTCAACCGAGATGCGCTGGCGGATCTGGCCAGGTGGTTCGACGGCATGGCTGCACAGACGCCTGACGACCGTGCGCTCGAGGACTATGCGAGGGCGGTCGACGCCGCCGAGCAGCGTGCCGCAGGCGAGGCGCTCGGAACCGAGTTCACCCTGCAGCGCCGGATCGACGCCCCCAGAGAATCGGTCTGGAGGGCGTGGACCGAAGCCGCGGTGGCTTCCCAGTGGTGGGCGCCTCGCCATTTCGAGGTCGTGCGATGCGCGATCGATGCCGTGCCTTCCGGCCGCGTCGAACTGATGCTTCGGGAGGGCGACGGTGCGGAGTACGCGTCTGCCGGCTCCGTTCGCACGGTCCAACCGTTGAGGCGCCTCGTCTTCGAGCTCTCGCCGGTGGATGCGGAGGGCCGGCGCCTCTTCGAGGTGCTCGTCGAGGTCGCACTCGAAGGCGGCGCCGACACGGTGCTGACGCTGACGGTCCGGGCCGGCGGGGCGGACGCCACGACCGCGGCGATGGTCGCCGGCCTCCAGCCGGGCTGGTCCCAGCAGCTGGATCGACTGCAAACCCTGCTCTCGGATCCGTCCGAGTCCTGA
- a CDS encoding phosphatase PAP2 family protein, with translation MDENIQHVVESDAPAEVRIARLWWVVSGVVALLLVVVLAGVIFYRQSDKPFGFEVEWMGELVEARAPVWTIPALVFNWIGGGIASIVLVPLVIVGGLLIWRRPWGALYYVIAAVTSVTLTTIIKNLVGRPRPTEILVTPDFSSFPSGHSANAALIATTLGFIFWRVWVWVGGAIYTVLMMLSRTYLGAHWISDTVGGMLIGAGVAVILWAPFAFRLYRERRLPHPPIWVKVPDAVSRPGVRDSPAHSRGR, from the coding sequence GTGGACGAGAACATTCAGCACGTCGTCGAGAGCGATGCGCCCGCTGAGGTACGCATAGCCCGATTGTGGTGGGTCGTGTCCGGCGTCGTCGCCCTGCTGCTCGTCGTGGTTCTCGCGGGCGTGATCTTCTACCGGCAGTCCGACAAGCCGTTCGGGTTCGAGGTCGAGTGGATGGGGGAGCTGGTCGAGGCCCGCGCTCCGGTGTGGACCATCCCCGCTCTCGTCTTCAATTGGATCGGCGGCGGCATCGCTTCCATCGTCCTCGTCCCTCTCGTCATCGTGGGCGGCCTGCTGATCTGGCGGCGCCCGTGGGGTGCCCTCTATTACGTGATCGCCGCCGTGACGAGTGTGACGCTGACGACGATCATCAAGAACCTCGTGGGTCGTCCGCGGCCGACGGAGATCCTGGTCACCCCTGACTTCAGTTCGTTCCCCTCCGGTCACAGCGCGAACGCGGCGCTCATCGCGACGACACTCGGCTTCATCTTCTGGCGGGTCTGGGTCTGGGTCGGCGGTGCCATCTACACCGTCCTCATGATGCTCAGCAGGACGTACCTCGGTGCCCACTGGATCTCGGACACCGTCGGCGGGATGCTGATCGGGGCCGGAGTCGCGGTCATCCTCTGGGCGCCCTTCGCCTTCCGGCTGTATCGGGAGCGACGGTTGCCCCACCCACCGATCTGGGTGAAGGTGCCGGACGCTGTCAGCCGACCAGGCGTCCGAGATTCTCCAGCTCATTCGCGCGGCCGGTGA
- a CDS encoding sugar ABC transporter ATP-binding protein, whose product MREISISFPGVKALDQVDFALRPGEIHSLLGENGAGKSTLIKALTGVYPIDSGRIAVDGETRTFAGTADAQAAGIATVYQEVNLCSNLSVGENVMLGNEKRGPFGVDWRATHREASRFLGELGLDIDPRSPLASHSLAVQQLVAISRAVVVDCKVLVLDEPTSSLDRFEVEQLFAVMRALRDRGVAILFVSHFLDQIYEISDRLTVLRNGRLIGEYAIGAITRTELIAAMLGRELAEFESIGRSADRQVDRQGAPVLSATLLGRKGSVEPFDLEVYDGEVVGIAGLLGSGRTELARLVYGADRADHGTVSVRGSSARLTSPRHAVDQRIAFSSEDRREEGIVADLTVAENLILGVQAKRGWLRRVPKAEQTRIVGKYMESLGIRPANPHALIRNLSGGNQQKVLLGRWLATDPQLLILDEPTRGIDIGAKAEIQRLIVELASGGLALIFISSELDEVVRLSQRVVVMRDRRKIAELDNESHVDVDDIVALIAKEGAA is encoded by the coding sequence ATGCGAGAGATCTCCATCTCATTCCCCGGGGTGAAAGCGCTCGACCAGGTCGACTTCGCCTTGCGCCCGGGAGAGATCCACTCGCTGCTCGGCGAGAACGGGGCCGGCAAGTCCACCCTGATCAAGGCACTGACCGGGGTGTACCCGATCGACAGCGGGCGCATCGCCGTCGACGGGGAGACCCGGACATTCGCCGGCACGGCCGACGCCCAGGCCGCCGGCATCGCGACCGTGTACCAGGAGGTCAATCTCTGCTCCAACCTGTCGGTGGGGGAGAACGTGATGCTCGGCAACGAGAAGCGCGGCCCGTTCGGGGTCGACTGGCGCGCCACCCATCGGGAGGCGTCGCGGTTCCTCGGGGAGCTGGGCCTCGACATCGACCCGCGATCGCCGCTCGCCTCCCACTCGCTCGCAGTGCAGCAGCTGGTCGCCATCAGCCGGGCCGTGGTCGTCGACTGCAAGGTCCTCGTGCTCGACGAGCCGACGTCGAGCCTCGACCGGTTCGAGGTCGAACAGTTGTTCGCGGTGATGCGTGCGCTGCGGGATCGTGGCGTCGCCATCCTCTTCGTCTCGCACTTCCTCGACCAGATCTACGAGATCTCAGACCGGCTCACCGTGCTGCGCAACGGCCGGCTCATCGGCGAGTACGCCATCGGTGCGATCACCCGCACCGAGTTGATCGCGGCCATGCTCGGGCGGGAGCTGGCCGAGTTCGAATCCATCGGCCGGTCGGCCGACCGACAGGTGGACCGTCAGGGTGCGCCGGTGCTGAGCGCGACGCTGCTGGGCCGGAAGGGCTCGGTGGAGCCCTTCGACCTCGAGGTGTACGACGGCGAGGTGGTCGGCATCGCCGGGCTGCTCGGCTCCGGCCGCACCGAGCTCGCGCGTCTCGTGTACGGGGCCGACCGCGCCGACCACGGCACGGTCTCGGTCAGGGGCTCGTCGGCGCGGCTGACCAGTCCGCGCCATGCCGTCGACCAGCGCATCGCGTTCTCGTCGGAGGATCGCCGGGAGGAGGGGATCGTCGCCGACCTCACCGTCGCCGAGAACCTCATCCTGGGCGTGCAGGCGAAGCGCGGCTGGCTGCGGCGCGTGCCGAAGGCGGAGCAGACGCGGATCGTCGGAAAGTACATGGAGTCCCTCGGGATCCGGCCGGCCAACCCCCACGCGCTGATTCGCAACCTGTCGGGCGGGAACCAGCAGAAGGTGCTGCTCGGCCGGTGGCTGGCCACCGATCCGCAGCTGCTCATCCTCGACGAGCCGACCCGCGGCATCGACATCGGAGCGAAGGCCGAGATTCAGCGACTCATCGTCGAACTCGCCTCGGGCGGCCTCGCCCTCATCTTCATCTCGTCCGAACTGGATGAAGTGGTGCGCCTCTCGCAGCGGGTGGTAGTCATGAGGGATCGTCGGAAGATCGCCGAACTGGACAATGAGAGTCACGTCGATGTCGACGACATCGTCGCACTGATCGCCAAGGAGGGCGCAGCATGA
- a CDS encoding TetR/AcrR family transcriptional regulator encodes MTATPAAPGRRERNKQEKLDRIIAAAGRLFAERGVDDVTTQEVADAADIGAGTLFFYARTKGELLLMVQNALYADALQEGRDAAEALKDPVDAVLAIAAPVIHCNRTQVENGRTYLREMVFGDPSEPHHAQALEIAARTEEAMAQTIARTTGATAEHAAALGHIASAILLLALSTSPADRDDTTIRDDVRGQLTALIASNS; translated from the coding sequence ATGACCGCCACCCCCGCCGCCCCCGGTCGGCGAGAGCGCAACAAGCAGGAGAAGCTCGACCGGATCATCGCCGCGGCGGGCCGGCTCTTCGCGGAGCGCGGCGTCGACGACGTCACGACTCAGGAGGTGGCGGACGCCGCGGACATCGGCGCGGGAACGCTCTTCTTTTACGCGCGCACGAAGGGCGAACTCCTCCTGATGGTGCAGAACGCGCTCTACGCCGACGCCCTCCAGGAGGGCCGCGACGCGGCGGAAGCGCTCAAGGACCCAGTGGATGCCGTCCTCGCCATCGCCGCGCCGGTCATCCACTGCAACCGCACGCAGGTGGAGAACGGGCGCACCTACCTCCGCGAGATGGTCTTCGGCGACCCGTCCGAGCCCCACCATGCGCAGGCACTCGAGATCGCCGCCCGGACCGAGGAGGCCATGGCCCAGACGATCGCGCGCACCACCGGCGCGACGGCCGAGCACGCCGCGGCCCTGGGGCACATCGCCTCCGCGATCCTCCTCCTCGCCCTGTCCACCAGCCCGGCCGATCGCGACGACACGACCATCCGGGACGATGTCCGCGGACAGCTCACCGCGCTTATCGCGTCGAACTCCTAG
- a CDS encoding NADP-dependent oxidoreductase, which translates to MKAVVLTSYTKPLAVRELPEPAVGPLDVLIDVRAAGLNQLDEKLRAGDFSRLIPLGLPAVLGHDVAGTVIEVGSEVRSFQLGDSVYGRVRDGRIGTFAERVAADESDLAPIPDALTMVEAASLPLVALTAWQALVVRADVRPGQKVLIHAGAGGVGSIAIQLAKHLGATVATTASAANAEFVASLGADVVIDYRADDFEQQLAGYDLVLDSVGGENLMKSLRILRPGGRAIGIAGPPDPAFARQLGLKPLLRAGIAAISRSVRRAARTAGVDYSFLWMSANGDQLRKISTLVESGAIRPIVGRVISLDEIPEALAGLGKSGVRGKVVASVPAE; encoded by the coding sequence ATGAAAGCCGTCGTCCTCACGTCCTACACGAAGCCGCTCGCCGTCCGCGAGCTCCCCGAACCGGCCGTCGGTCCGCTCGACGTCCTCATCGACGTGCGCGCCGCCGGCCTGAACCAGCTCGACGAGAAGCTCCGCGCGGGCGACTTCTCCCGACTCATCCCGCTCGGACTTCCGGCGGTCCTCGGGCACGATGTGGCCGGCACCGTGATCGAGGTCGGATCGGAGGTTCGGTCGTTCCAGCTGGGGGACTCCGTCTACGGGCGCGTGCGCGACGGACGGATCGGGACCTTCGCCGAGCGGGTCGCCGCCGACGAGAGCGACCTGGCCCCGATCCCCGACGCGCTCACGATGGTCGAAGCCGCCTCCCTCCCGCTGGTGGCGCTGACCGCGTGGCAGGCGCTCGTCGTGCGGGCGGACGTGCGGCCGGGGCAGAAGGTGCTCATCCACGCCGGTGCCGGGGGAGTGGGTTCGATCGCGATCCAGCTCGCGAAGCACCTCGGCGCCACGGTCGCCACCACGGCCAGTGCTGCGAACGCGGAGTTCGTGGCGTCGCTCGGGGCGGACGTCGTCATCGATTATCGGGCCGACGATTTCGAGCAGCAGCTCGCCGGGTACGACCTCGTCCTCGACAGCGTCGGCGGCGAGAACCTGATGAAGTCGCTGCGCATCCTGCGCCCCGGCGGTCGGGCGATCGGCATCGCCGGACCGCCCGACCCGGCCTTCGCCCGTCAGCTCGGCCTCAAGCCGTTGCTGCGCGCCGGCATCGCCGCGATCAGCCGGAGTGTGCGCCGCGCGGCCCGGACGGCGGGCGTCGATTACTCGTTCCTCTGGATGTCCGCGAATGGAGATCAGTTGCGAAAGATCTCCACGCTCGTCGAGTCGGGTGCGATCCGCCCGATCGTCGGCCGCGTGATCTCTCTCGACGAGATCCCGGAGGCGCTCGCCGGCCTCGGAAAGAGCGGTGTCCGGGGCAAGGTCGTCGCCTCTGTCCCGGCCGAGTGA
- a CDS encoding hemerythrin domain-containing protein, producing the protein MSATSLPSSGDEPPLDGPKTCDASGMAEIHRLFRHSFAEAPGLVEGVAEGDTAHADVVASQLNLISVSLHGHHEGEDTRLWPMIDERRPSCALHVERMKQQHATMLVHLQELDRAVPDWRAAPGAQTAAPVQAALGGINAALAEHLPDEETNIVPVMEHTLTEREVEWFAKHGRASTPKGQTWNMLGAILAAQPDGGTEWMGKNLPGPVTLAWRWVGAPKYSRYRAALEGRTTTSA; encoded by the coding sequence ATGTCGGCGACCTCCCTGCCCTCCTCCGGTGATGAACCCCCTCTCGACGGTCCGAAGACCTGCGACGCAAGCGGCATGGCCGAGATCCATCGGCTGTTCCGCCACTCCTTCGCAGAAGCCCCCGGTCTGGTCGAGGGCGTCGCCGAGGGCGACACCGCACATGCGGACGTCGTGGCCTCGCAGCTCAACCTGATCTCCGTCTCCCTCCATGGCCACCACGAAGGCGAGGACACCCGGCTCTGGCCGATGATCGACGAGCGACGGCCCTCGTGCGCCCTGCACGTCGAGCGGATGAAACAGCAGCACGCCACGATGCTGGTCCACCTCCAGGAGCTGGACCGCGCAGTCCCGGACTGGAGGGCGGCTCCCGGCGCGCAGACGGCCGCACCCGTCCAGGCCGCCCTGGGCGGCATCAACGCCGCCCTCGCCGAGCATCTCCCGGACGAGGAGACCAACATCGTCCCCGTGATGGAGCACACCCTCACCGAGCGGGAGGTCGAGTGGTTCGCCAAACACGGCCGGGCCAGCACGCCGAAGGGGCAGACGTGGAACATGCTCGGCGCGATCCTGGCCGCGCAGCCGGACGGCGGCACCGAGTGGATGGGCAAGAACCTGCCGGGGCCGGTCACCCTGGCCTGGCGATGGGTCGGCGCCCCCAAGTACTCGCGGTACCGCGCCGCACTGGAGGGGCGGACAACGACCTCGGCGTGA
- a CDS encoding FAD-dependent oxidoreductase, protein MQTQDVVVIGAGLAGLRCAAELAARGREVVVLEAADRVGGRQRTDRVDGFTLDRGFHVLNTAYPAVRSAVDVGALDVAAFPTAVRVRRTDGSMATLAHPLRHPQLLPATLAGGLVTPRDVVGLARWLGPIVLRPRTAVARPDRTIGEGWDAAGLTGALRTQVLSPFFSGVLADSSETTSDTYVRLLARSFLPAAAGLPRAGIAALPVALASRARAAGADIRLDRRVSRLRRRDGRWEVDALGETTLLARDVVVAVGAEAVEGLVDVPGPSTRGLQTWWFSAEETPASTLLTLDGSRGGPIVNALAISATIPEAAPHGRHLVQATCLWSPGQVASESDVRAQLVRLYGQDSASWRLLRRDDIPHALPALPPPMRRSSPARIGPGLHLAGDHRESPSIQGALQSGLRAARSVLGEPLPARSSTR, encoded by the coding sequence ATGCAGACGCAGGACGTGGTCGTGATCGGAGCCGGCTTGGCAGGCCTGCGGTGTGCCGCCGAACTGGCGGCCCGCGGGCGCGAGGTGGTCGTGCTCGAGGCCGCGGATCGCGTCGGTGGGCGCCAGCGGACCGACCGCGTCGACGGCTTCACCCTCGACCGCGGGTTCCATGTCCTGAACACCGCCTACCCGGCCGTCCGCTCCGCGGTGGACGTCGGCGCTCTCGACGTGGCGGCGTTCCCGACCGCCGTCCGGGTGCGCCGCACCGACGGGTCGATGGCCACCCTCGCGCATCCGCTCCGGCACCCGCAGCTGCTCCCGGCGACGCTCGCCGGCGGACTCGTGACACCGCGCGACGTCGTCGGTCTCGCCCGTTGGCTCGGGCCGATCGTTCTCCGGCCGCGCACTGCGGTGGCTCGCCCCGACCGCACCATCGGCGAGGGCTGGGATGCCGCGGGCCTGACCGGAGCGCTGCGCACCCAGGTCCTGTCGCCGTTCTTCTCGGGAGTTCTCGCCGACTCGTCCGAGACGACGTCCGATACCTACGTGCGTCTTCTCGCCCGATCGTTCCTGCCCGCCGCCGCGGGACTGCCCCGCGCGGGCATCGCCGCGCTCCCGGTCGCGCTCGCCTCGCGCGCGCGTGCCGCGGGAGCCGACATCCGGCTCGACCGCCGGGTGAGCCGACTGCGGCGACGGGACGGCCGCTGGGAGGTGGATGCGCTCGGCGAGACAACCCTGCTCGCGCGCGACGTCGTTGTGGCGGTGGGCGCGGAGGCTGTCGAGGGGCTCGTGGACGTGCCCGGCCCCTCCACCCGGGGACTGCAGACGTGGTGGTTCTCGGCCGAGGAGACTCCGGCGTCAACCCTTCTGACGCTCGACGGGTCTCGCGGCGGTCCGATCGTCAACGCGCTGGCGATCTCCGCCACGATCCCGGAGGCAGCGCCGCACGGGCGCCACCTCGTGCAGGCGACCTGCCTGTGGTCCCCCGGGCAGGTCGCGAGCGAGAGCGATGTCCGCGCCCAGCTCGTGCGGTTGTACGGGCAGGACTCGGCGTCGTGGCGACTCCTCCGGCGCGACGACATCCCGCACGCCCTTCCCGCGCTGCCCCCGCCGATGCGGCGCTCGTCCCCTGCGCGCATCGGCCCCGGCCTGCATCTCGCGGGCGACCATCGGGAGTCACCGTCGATCCAGGGGGCCCTGCAGTCCGGGCTGCGTGCGGCGAGGTCGGTGCTCGGCGAGCCCTTACCGGCTAGGAGTTCGACGCGATAA
- a CDS encoding carbohydrate ABC transporter permease: MLSRRSAHVRSVERPLASPRHTASGLPLTVFMVATYFRAVPREMFEAATLDGAGVIRQFWSIGVPVVRNAIFTVGLVQFFFLWNDLLIALTFTNSEDLRTIQVGLLNFTGQYGQVQYGPLFAAICVSIFGTLLLYLFLNQRVMKGLAAGSVKG, translated from the coding sequence GTGCTCAGCCGCCGTTCTGCTCATGTCCGGAGCGTCGAGCGCCCCCTCGCGTCACCCCGCCACACGGCTTCCGGGCTGCCGCTCACGGTCTTCATGGTGGCGACGTACTTCCGTGCGGTGCCGCGCGAGATGTTCGAAGCGGCCACGCTCGACGGCGCCGGAGTGATCCGCCAGTTCTGGTCGATCGGCGTGCCTGTGGTGCGGAACGCGATCTTCACTGTCGGTCTCGTGCAGTTCTTCTTCCTCTGGAACGACCTTCTCATCGCCCTGACGTTCACGAACAGCGAGGACTTGCGGACGATCCAGGTCGGCCTGCTCAACTTCACCGGGCAGTACGGGCAGGTGCAGTACGGCCCGCTGTTCGCCGCGATCTGCGTCAGCATCTTCGGCACGCTGCTGCTGTACCTCTTCCTGAACCAGCGGGTGATGAAGGGACTGGCCGCCGGCTCCGTGAAGGGCTGA
- a CDS encoding SRPBCC domain-containing protein, protein MKTIERIVSAPPEAVWELWTTAEGISRWWAPDGFRTDVLSLELRPGGELVYTMTAEAPEQVAFMEQNGLPLSTTSRKVFVDLDRPGRISYRSIIDFVPDHEPYEQLTVVDLEPAAGGTRIVMQVEDMHDDVWTERLVTGRANELENLGRLVG, encoded by the coding sequence ATGAAGACCATCGAGCGCATCGTTTCCGCTCCGCCCGAAGCCGTGTGGGAGTTGTGGACCACCGCGGAGGGCATTTCCCGCTGGTGGGCACCCGACGGCTTCCGCACCGACGTGCTCAGCCTGGAGCTCCGGCCGGGCGGCGAGCTCGTCTATACGATGACGGCCGAAGCGCCGGAACAGGTCGCGTTCATGGAGCAGAACGGGCTGCCCCTCAGCACCACGTCGCGCAAGGTGTTCGTGGACCTGGATCGTCCCGGGCGCATCTCCTATCGGTCGATCATCGACTTCGTACCGGACCACGAGCCGTATGAGCAGCTCACGGTCGTGGACCTCGAACCGGCGGCCGGAGGCACGCGAATCGTCATGCAGGTCGAGGACATGCACGACGACGTGTGGACCGAGCGGCTGGTCACCGGCCGCGCGAATGAGCTGGAGAATCTCGGACGCCTGGTCGGCTGA
- a CDS encoding GNAT family N-acetyltransferase, producing MTPPRRRPANITVRSYEPEDAAETLAIFLGAVTETASADYSPEQIEVWAQPGRRDVASWHEAMKGRDSLVAVVGGRVAGFSDVGPDGYIDMMFVSPRFLRGGAATALMTHIEETARCQGSHDLWANVSITARPFFERHGFHVEAEQHPVRLGVQLTNYRMRKALL from the coding sequence ATGACCCCGCCCAGACGGAGACCGGCGAACATCACGGTGCGGTCGTACGAGCCGGAGGACGCAGCGGAGACCTTGGCCATCTTCCTCGGGGCCGTGACCGAGACGGCGTCCGCGGATTACTCACCAGAACAGATCGAGGTCTGGGCACAGCCGGGGCGTCGCGACGTTGCTTCCTGGCATGAGGCGATGAAAGGGCGCGACAGCCTCGTGGCCGTCGTAGGAGGGCGGGTCGCCGGCTTCTCCGACGTGGGACCGGACGGCTACATCGACATGATGTTCGTGTCCCCGCGATTCCTCCGAGGTGGCGCGGCCACCGCGCTGATGACTCACATCGAGGAGACCGCTCGCTGCCAGGGGAGCCACGACCTGTGGGCCAACGTGAGCATCACAGCGCGACCGTTCTTCGAGCGACACGGATTCCACGTCGAAGCCGAGCAGCATCCCGTGAGGCTCGGGGTGCAGCTGACGAACTACCGAATGCGCAAGGCGCTGCTGTAG
- a CDS encoding phosphatase PAP2 family protein — MASGRARRVAALGVVAVVGMAAIRLYVSAHYLTDVIGSVLVACTAAAVR, encoded by the coding sequence GTGGCAAGTGGTCGCGCTCGCCGGGTGGCCGCCCTGGGCGTCGTCGCGGTCGTCGGCATGGCGGCGATCCGCCTCTATGTCAGCGCCCATTACCTGACCGACGTCATCGGCTCGGTGCTGGTCGCCTGCACCGCCGCTGCCGTCCGCTGA
- a CDS encoding DUF1206 domain-containing protein — MSPSAKQAARTAKNSRVVRGLARAGFVASGLLHILIGLIAIALATGTSGGKEADQSGAFAELAAAPGGQFLLWAAALCFTALGLWLLLSAFLDRSWEGARSRAAHIVENIVKAIVYLVLAYTAYVFAIGGAASSAQSTSQFGAKLLSTPGGVFLVVAIGLVLLGVGGFMVFKGITRRFERDIRVPSGVRGTAVRVLGVVGYVARGVALGAVGVLFVVGASTNDPGKTTGLDGALKAFLSVPFGVFVLIAIGIGWIAYGIYAFFRARLAQL, encoded by the coding sequence ATGAGCCCTTCAGCGAAGCAGGCGGCACGCACGGCCAAGAACAGCAGGGTCGTGCGGGGGCTCGCCCGCGCCGGCTTCGTCGCCAGCGGGCTCCTGCACATCCTGATCGGCCTCATCGCGATCGCTCTCGCGACCGGCACGAGCGGCGGCAAAGAGGCGGACCAGTCCGGGGCGTTCGCAGAGCTCGCGGCGGCTCCAGGCGGCCAGTTCCTGTTGTGGGCCGCCGCCCTCTGTTTCACCGCGCTCGGTCTCTGGCTGCTGCTCAGCGCCTTCCTCGACCGCTCCTGGGAGGGAGCGCGCTCGCGGGCGGCGCACATCGTGGAGAACATCGTCAAGGCCATCGTGTACCTCGTCCTCGCGTACACCGCCTACGTCTTCGCGATCGGTGGCGCAGCGAGTTCCGCGCAATCCACCAGCCAGTTCGGGGCGAAGCTGCTGTCGACCCCGGGCGGCGTGTTCCTGGTGGTCGCGATCGGGCTCGTCCTTCTCGGTGTCGGCGGCTTCATGGTGTTCAAGGGCATCACGCGGCGATTCGAGCGCGACATCCGGGTTCCCTCCGGCGTCCGGGGTACGGCAGTGAGGGTTCTCGGAGTCGTCGGCTATGTCGCCCGCGGTGTGGCGCTCGGCGCCGTCGGGGTGCTGTTCGTCGTGGGAGCCTCCACCAACGATCCGGGCAAGACGACCGGGCTGGATGGCGCGCTCAAGGCGTTCTTGAGCGTCCCCTTCGGCGTGTTCGTGCTGATCGCCATCGGCATCGGGTGGATCGCCTACGGCATCTACGCCTTCTTCCGGGCGCGGCTCGCGCAGCTCTAG
- a CDS encoding ABC transporter substrate-binding protein → MKKLGAALAAVGLMAVALTGCSAGGAGGGGGDKVITVGFAQTGSESGWRAANTQSMKEAFSSKNGFKLIFNAADNKPENQIAAVHSFINQGVDAIVIAAVVTTGWDDVLKEAKDANIPVILEDRTIDADPSLYASWIGDDFKKEGETAGSWAAKTVGSTPTNMVVLEGTTGSAPAIDRAKGFSSSIGGTSITTLDSQTGNFTRADGKTVMEGFLQKYGKKINLLFAQNDDMGLGALDAIKSAGLTPGQDIKIVTIDGTKDGLTALSNGEFNYVVECNPLLGEQVASVVKDVIDGKKVEKAYTAKDLAFDQAAAKEALPTRKY, encoded by the coding sequence ATGAAGAAACTTGGCGCGGCTCTCGCCGCCGTCGGACTCATGGCCGTCGCACTGACCGGCTGCTCGGCGGGCGGCGCGGGCGGGGGCGGTGGCGACAAGGTCATCACCGTCGGCTTCGCCCAGACCGGCTCCGAGAGCGGTTGGCGTGCGGCCAACACGCAGTCCATGAAGGAGGCCTTCTCATCGAAGAACGGCTTCAAGCTGATCTTCAACGCGGCCGACAACAAGCCGGAGAACCAGATCGCCGCCGTCCACAGCTTCATCAACCAGGGCGTCGACGCGATCGTCATCGCCGCAGTGGTCACCACCGGCTGGGACGACGTGCTGAAGGAGGCGAAGGATGCGAACATCCCGGTCATCCTGGAGGACCGGACCATCGACGCCGACCCCAGCCTCTACGCCAGCTGGATCGGCGACGACTTCAAGAAGGAAGGCGAGACGGCGGGAAGCTGGGCGGCGAAGACGGTAGGCAGCACCCCGACCAACATGGTGGTGCTCGAAGGGACGACCGGTTCGGCCCCTGCGATCGACCGCGCGAAGGGCTTCTCGTCGAGCATCGGCGGAACGTCCATCACGACCCTCGACTCGCAGACGGGCAACTTCACGCGCGCCGACGGCAAGACCGTCATGGAGGGCTTCCTGCAGAAGTACGGCAAGAAGATCAACCTGCTGTTCGCCCAGAACGACGACATGGGCCTGGGAGCACTCGACGCCATCAAGTCGGCGGGACTGACGCCCGGCCAGGACATCAAGATCGTCACGATCGACGGCACAAAGGACGGCTTGACCGCCCTCTCCAACGGTGAGTTCAACTACGTCGTGGAGTGCAACCCGCTGCTCGGGGAACAGGTGGCGAGCGTGGTCAAGGACGTCATCGACGGCAAGAAGGTCGAGAAGGCCTACACCGCTAAGGACCTCGCGTTCGACCAGGCGGCGGCCAAGGAAGCCCTGCCGACGCGCAAGTACTGA